TTACCTCACAAATACAGTGAGAAAGAAGTTTCAGAGCCTGCAACTAAGGAGAATCTGATGAGTTTTTCAGAACACAGCTATGGGCCTCTTGGGGTGGCCCTTTGTAGTCTGCAAGTGGAATTCAGGACCTAATTCACGGCCTGGGCAAGCAATTGCTGTGGATGATTCAAACAAATGGCACTTTCTCTCCTGCCCGCCTGGCTGGTGCCACAACCCGGCTGGAGCCAGGCAGAATTCCTCACTCCTCAGCACCAAGGGGGATGCTTTGCTCTACCAGCCAtgtgggaaaaaggaaaactgcatcCACAAAGCCGAGTTGTTGAGTGGAGCAGGAAAGACCTTGTGTGGTGCCTGCAGGAAGAGATTTCCTCTGCTGGCTTCTGCTCATCAGTGCTGATGCTCCAGGGCCAGCTGCTGCCATGGGGTCGGGCTGTGTCCCCCAGCAGGTGCTGCTCTGTCCCAGGGGGTGGCCGGGACAGGACTGACCTCCAGCCCTTTGCCCCCTCCAGCCCTGAGGAGCATGAGAAGCTCCTGGGCTCCAGTGGTTCCCACCCAGCAGGAGGGCTGAGCCCAGCTTGGTGTGGGAGAAGAGGTCCCTATAAGGACTGGGCTGGATGAACTCTGTCACTTTTGCCCATACGTGGTGGCTTAGTGTGAGAGCATCTGGTAAAGGGGTGGGCTTGGGGGGGGGTGCCAGGGAAGGGTCCTGTAAGCCAGGAGCTCAGTGCAAGGGGGAGGGCAGTGGTCATACACATTTCTGGTGTGCCAGCTGGTCAGAGGAGAGGAGATACTTCTTTAGAAATGTGAGGAGTAAACAAAACAGTCTGGTCCTTGGCTCCTGGGGGAGGGGTTTGGTGGCTGGAGCTCTGTGCCCTGAACACTTTGGAGGTCAGGCAAGTTTGTCCCATTGGGGGACTCCATGTCCTGGCCTGTACATCTTGGAATTTCTCCTGCCTGTGTGGTAGGGTTTTCTTTGCAGGTTATAATGAATTGGGAAAGGTTCAGGTTTGAAGCTTCATCTTCCTCTGCTAGGACTATGAGATGAGTCCTTAAATGGTTTGTGAGCCCAGCACAGGAGTTCCTGAtttcagcagggagcagcagcctgccAGAAGAGATGAACAACTACCTGCACATGGTTTGCTGGATCCTACCATGGCCCTTGTGCCATGACTAattctgaaagaggaaaaggtcCCCTTCTCTCTGAGAGAAATCCCAACCTTCTGCTCACTGGTGGGCAGTGGGAGGCGAAGTCAGCTGGGATGAGACAGCTGATTTCCCAGCAAGGGTTGGTGACACCCCATGCTCCATGTGATGCTTGTTCCATCTTCATCAGTCCATATGGTAttgactcattttttttcagctatgtGTCATGAAGTTAAGCCTTCTCTGACATAAGAGTAAGATCAGAAATCTAAAGCCCAAGCAGTGCTGtgtgtcccagctctgtcctccAGTGGGGTTATTACCTGGGCTTCAAACACCAGGTTTGCCCACTCACTTCAGGAACTGCTAGCATTGATAATCTGAATTgccttaaaacatttttttcctttctttccttttttttttttcttttttgagtgTTGTCTCCTTCTGTCCTGAAGCTCCTGGGACCTGCAGCCAGGATCCTCTCTCAGAGCAAGAAGGGACGGGAACATGGAGAGGTTTCAAGCAAGAGTGGGACAACTCTCTGCCACTGGGTATGTAGATGCTCTAAtacctctcctttcctctgttttgaCAGCTGTAGAATGatctttttccactgaaaaaccTCCTTTGGTAATCAAAATCCTCCCTCAAAAGCTAACTGAGGTTGCTCTTGGGTGGGGGAAGACAGGGATTGCCTGGCTGGGTATAATCCTGGGGGGAGGCTCCTTCTCCCCACCAGGTTTTCTGGTCTCTGGAGGGTCACACCAGATGTGAGGCCTGAGAAATTATATTCCTTCCCAAACATTTGTTCTCATTAGACATTTAAAGAGCTTTATGGGACAATACATCCTGTCTGCAGTGGCCAAATGCTTGTCCCTGGGGATTTCCTCTGGCACTGGAGCTTCAACGttgaaactgttttttctgatCAATTCTGTATATGTCACTCTTAAACctgcatattttttgtttggtctCCTCTTAAGAGGCACTGAGAGCAGAGACTGCTACTCAATTGTCTCTTATCCATCAAATACCTTGTGATTACAGAGCTGGTCTAATGATTTCCACAGCAGCAAGGAGCCTTCTTCAGCAGCCTCTAAATAACCTCTAAAGCACTTCTAAAGAGTTGACCCCTCTGAATGacttcattattatttttggaGCATAATATAGTATTTTCCTGTGCTTGTGTTAGAAAAAGAGCAGCCTCATTGTACTTGGCATTTGATCTTTCAAGAAATAGCTTGAACTTCACTATCCTGTGTGCTTCCAGGGAAGATCTCAGTCCCAGCTACTCAGTTTAGCAGAGAAGGGTGAGACCAGAGGCACTCAGAGCAGGGCATTATGAAGTCCCATGAATGATCGTCTTGAGAAATCCCCTTAATCAGTGcctttctgtgctttctttgcTAACACCCAGCTACTTGTTCTTTGCACAGGAGGAGAGCCCGTGTCTACTGTGAAGATTTTCTGTTCCCAAAGgtgctcagcacagcagcagacCTGTGGTTGATTTACTCCAAACCTGTCCCAGCAAACAGCAGAGAGCTGTGGACCTTGTTCCTGCAGTGCTCCTGTGTGACAGCAGTGATAGGAAGCCTCTTCTACAACTGGATGTTTGCTTCCCTGGAGTATTCCTGGCATTTCTCTGTTGGAATGGCCACCTCCTTCtgtctgctcctcctcctgacCCTTTTCTTGGTACATCCTGCCCGTTGTGTCTTCACTCTGATCATGCCAACGCTGGGTACCAAACAAGGCCGGAAGCTTCTCTTGTCGACTTGCATCATGATAGCAGTGGTTAACTTGACACCCAACATCATAAGCAACATTAAAACCATCCTGCAGGTGATTAAGTGCATCTGCAAGAATTCCTCTGAGAGTCTTTTGAACTCCACTGCTCTGTTAAATACAGGTTCCCGGGAGTTTGGGGATGTAATTCAGGAAAACGTTCATTCCGTTGTTATTTATAAGCCTATGAACGGACCTTTCCGGTTTTCAATGCTTAACAACAGCTCCTTGATTTACCAACAAATGCACCTTGCTGGTGAGAAAATTAGGAAGGATTTTATGGATATTGAGGCACTGGTCAAAGACTCTGTACGGGTAGGCAACAAGCTGGTTGCTGGCTTCTCCATGCTCTATCTCTGCTTCGAGTCCACCTCCTATTTGAAAAATTACCTCACCAACATCCGCTTTGACAATTTTTACATCACCAAGAAGCTGGAGCGTTTAGCTGTGGACAGAAAAGCATCTCATCTGCTGGTGGGCTCATCCAAAAACCTCATTCGACCGACAGGCTTGAAGTTATCCCGGGAAGAAATGCTGCTGTGCCTCATGCAAGCCATGCTCCTCACCgtggccctgctgctgctgctgctgctggtggcaaTGGAGCACTTTGTGTTCAGCGTGGCTGACACTGCAGTGAGGAAGGCAGCTCAGTTCTCTGTGGTGCTCGTCACCCTGGGCATCAAATACAGTGTAGGTGCTGGggtcccctctgctcccctgcccCCCTGGGCATCACACAGTCAGGGGTGGTGGGGACTGCACTTTGCAGCCCCGGTGACACCATCCTcacttccctccccagctgccagctggatGTGCCAGACTtagggggggaggaggtgaaGCCAcaacctcagctgctccttccaGTGCATCAAATATCGGTGTGTACCTGCTCCAGGTTGCAGCCCCTTGGGAGCCAGGAGGGCAGCAAAGGGTGCCTCATGCTGCTCAGCACATGGCCAGCAGGCATCCCTGGGTCACCAGGTCCCTTCCCTAGGCAGGGTGGAGGGACAAGCTCCCTGTGGCACCATCTTCCAGCCGCAGAGAGAGGGCAAGCACAAAAGGGGAGGTAGGGAATGAGTTTCTCAGCTGTGAGGATGTCTCCTCGCCTTGTTGCATTGGCTGCTCTTTAAAGAGGAAGCCCTGCTTACTGGCTCTGTTGTGCAAACCTTCTCACAAACCTCCCTGGCTTCTATCTGTTTTAATACCCTTTATCTGCACTACCTCTGGTTTAGTGTTTTAGCTTTCCTCTTTACCAGGCAGTCTGCCTTTttccccagcctggggctgcttAGCACAGATGCTTGCTTCACAGTAAAATAATCAGGGCTTGGAAAAAATCTCATATTCAAATATGCAGCCACTAAAACTGTTGCCTGTATTATATATTTTCATTGTAAATCTCAAGCAGCAAATAGCTGTTATGATCTCTGTAACAGCAGTGAAAGATGACAGGTGGGACTGGGTCTCACCATGTGAAGTGCCCAGCACCTACACATCATGCTCTTATTCTCACTCAGCACCTGAATACCCCCCAGCAAGCTGAAACTGCTATTACACCCCCCCAGGCTGATGGTTTTGTATTAACCAGTTGATTTTGGTTTGTTCAGACCTCACTTACATTTTACCTCTCTTTATTTCAGGCTAAAATAAAGATCATGCCCGTTTTGGaaattttccagctttcttttgATGTACCACTTCAGGACTTTGAAAGAAGGTACCACCATTACCTGAACTTCAGCTCTGCCCACTGTGGGATCAGCCCCCCGACACCTCCCAACCCCTCTGTGCTGCTCATCTTGGGGCTCCTCTTCTGCATCCTTTACACCACTGTGCTCCTGCAGACCTATGCCCACCGCCTCTGCAGAAACATTGCAGGCTCCTTCTTCgagagctgggaggagaagcGAGCACTTTACCTCTACAAGAAGCTGTCCAGGAAGCACAAGGAGGAGCAAGATGGTGTGAGAAACTAAGGGTACTTTTGGAAGTGCAGGGGATGCCTGAGAGCTGTGGCACTGGCTGGGAattcttaaagatcttttccaacccaaatgattctatggttcttaTCTAGGCCAGCATCCTGGAGGACTTCAAATGTGATAGACAGAAACTTGATGTTTGAGTTAGTGCTctgcagggaagagggaaaTAGCAGGACCTTGGGGGCTGGAATTGCCTGGGCTGGTTTTACTTGTTGGCTTCTCTCAAAATCAAAAACTATGTTTCTGTATCCAAGATGCAAAAATCTGTCATGAGGGCAGCATCTGACATGTTAGTTTTGAAAGAGAGACAGATTGGACACCTCTGTAAGGGCAAGAGCCAGAGGAGGGGGAGTTAAATCAGCATCAGGTTCCCTATTCTTTCCCTTCATTGTCTCATTAAAGTCTTCattaaggtaatttttttgtaattttggcATACTGCACCTCAATTAAATTAGAGAAGTgaagtggcagcagcagccagatgCACCAAATTCTCTCAGCTTCTGAGGTACTTGAAACAAAGTAggtctggatttattttttttaagcatctaTCTCACAAAATTCTGGTGCATTCATCACCCCAGGTTCCTTAAATTCCCTGCTGTTCTGATGATTAATCCAAGCAGTTTTCTGCCTCTACAGTAAGTAGGGTGCTTTTTCATGAGGTTTCTGTAGAAAATGCcctgtgcttttctgtttggggaaagcaaaaatatttccatgtgcCCACTGAGTAGCCAAAATGATCAGAAGCCAGGGGTTAAAATAGCTGGGAAGATAACAGAGGAGCCCCTTCAGCCAGCAAAGCAGCAGGTTGCCTTCTAACAAGCATATCTTTAGGGAAAGCTTTTCCTTGGAAAGACTTAAATTTTTGGCAAGATATGCACATTAATCTTTAACAAATTATTGGGGGTTTTTATGGCCAGTGGCATGAGGTCTTCAGAGGAGCTGGGGCATGGGGAGAGGAGCTCAAATGGTGAAGTACGGGGACCAACATGGGCCTGGCTTTGTTTTAGAGATGGTTCCTACAGGCTCAGaatggggtttggagcaaaTGAAACCACGGAGATGGTCTCAGAGGACTTAAGTAGCACTCTGAGTGTCCCATTGCATCCTCCAGACAGGCACCACCCAGCTCCCAGTCAGGGCAGCTGAGCAACGTGTGAGACAGCTCCTGAAATATCCCTTTTCAGCctcagaaattatatttattagaagaaaaactgaCCCCAGTCCAGAGCAGTTATTTCCATCTTCTCTACAGTCTGCTTCAGCCCCCACCAAGCTTTAACTGCTCAAGACCAATCCTGGGAACTTTGCTTTTCTCAATTGTAAAATTCATCATCAGACAAGCCTTGATTAGTGTTAATTACATCTGCTTGGGAGGATAGCAATCAGTGCAAGGTATTGCCACTCTGCCTGGGCCCCAAATTGCAGCCTTCTCAAACCCCTCatgaggcagagctgtgctcccACTTCCATTTTGCAGAAGAGACCAAGGATGACATTTTTGAAGTTCTTTGGTGTGCATCACACCCATTTCAGCGGGTTCAGTGATTGGGAACCATGGGCAGCAGAGCCTCTGTTGCTTGCAAGCATCTAGGGGTCAATTCCCCCACCCTGGTTTGGACATCAACCCAAGGAGGCAATGGGATGTGCCCAGGTGCCACCCCTCTCCTCAGCCCCGTGACCCTCATGCAGGGCTTTTTGCTTTAGTAACTAAATCAGCAAGGAAAGAATATGGGTTTGGAAGGTGGTTTGCAAAGTGCTAGTGAGGAGGTGAGGGTTGGGCAGTAGCTGAAAAACTGGCTTTTGTCCTGGCAATGATGAGGTTTGTTACTTAGAAAGGAAGGAGATAAATGTAAAGAAGTTTTATACTGTGCTGTAAAGTGTCATCTCTCTAgtgtcagaaaggaaaaggtcGCTTTGATACTTATTATGGTTATTTTTGAGGTGAAGCTGTACTTCTGTTGAAACGTTACTGCTGAAGGCTGCTCTACTTGAATATCACTGAACCAATGGTCATGAAAAGGTGTACATGGAGTACTTGTTGCTTGAGCTGTTGTCATCATATACAGACAAGCATCATATGCAGTGAAGTGATGACTCTCttttgaggagaaaagggaTGTTGAAAGCTGGCTCTTTGCCATCGTGCCACTTAACCCAGAGCCTGGATTTTCATGTGAGAAACTAAACCCAGGGATCTGTAGCAAACAGGATGTTTGAGTGGGAGGCTTGGGGCAGAAGAGCTCTGAGTGGTTTCCAACCTGAGGGACCAGCAAGGAAAGTCATGGGAAACCAGAAGTATGAGTTAAACCCAAAGAAACGTGTGGCAAATATGAGACCTGGGGCAGCCTGCATGGGATCAGCAGAGGGGACCTGTCAGCTCAGCTGGAAGGAGCTTAATCCCTGCAGTAACTTGCTTCTTCACCTCTCTGGGGGATGTCAGCAGGACCCCAGGAACAGAAATAGGAAAGAAGgccctgaggagcagaggatgCTCTAATGGTCTCTGCTTTTGCAGGAACAGCTTGTGCAGTGCATCATCCACATCCCTGGTGCCAAATTGGGCTACCATGttttccctgggctggggggaggcagagccAGAGTTTGCTTAATGGTGCAACAGAGGAATAATGAACAGGTTTAACCATCGGCAAAGTTAATTTATTcacatatttttattaactAGAACTAATTTACAAGCTTCATTATTTGTGAAGGTATTTTCATCCCTCAGAGTCCCTCTGTATTCCCACCCTTCCATCTGCTCCTTAGTACTCTCATTGCCTTTCTCTCAGGAGCACTTTCCTATCTTGCAGGCAGAAGGATGTGGGGGATGAGGCTCTATTGCCCCCCCTGAGCCTCCAGTACTGGGCTGGAGTCCACCAGGCAGGTCCTGCATGTCCACCTCCTCCACAGGGAGGCACCTGGAGGGCAGTGATTTACTGTCCCTAACTCCTTTCTGCAGGGAAGGATTTAACCACATCCAGCTCCTAGGTGTGGGAATTCATGAAGGTGACAGTTCAGGGTCAGATATTTGTGTGCAAAGAGGCTCtggggtgctctgggtgggtTGGGGAGCTTTGGGTGATGGGTACCAACTCTTTCTGGTGCTGCTCAGTATTTCCAAAGCCAGCTCCCAGCTTTGCTGATGCCAGCCTTGACCCTGCTGTCAGGGCTTGTCATTGCAACTCAAATCTGCTTCAGCTGCCACCAGTGGAAATGTTGCCATTGATTTTGGGGGATCTGGAGCTACCTGCTGTCTCCACCCTGCTGCTTGCTGTcacagagctgggtgctgcagtgACCCAGCAAGGACATGGGAACCAGAGGGGTCCCAAAGGGCTGGGCATGAGAGGGGACTTGAAGTTGTGACTGGCAGCTCTCCCCAGAGCTCCCACTGGTGTGGGGCTCATGGCTGGGGGCAAAGTCCCTTATTTTGGCTTTGGCATGGGGATGACCCTGTCCAGAATAATTCCCCCCAGGGGACCCTGAGTCTATTTTGCCAGGAGCTCCCACCC
This genomic stretch from Heliangelus exortis chromosome 16, bHelExo1.hap1, whole genome shotgun sequence harbors:
- the OCSTAMP gene encoding osteoclast stimulatory transmembrane protein, which codes for MERFQARVGQLSATGRRARVYCEDFLFPKVLSTAADLWLIYSKPVPANSRELWTLFLQCSCVTAVIGSLFYNWMFASLEYSWHFSVGMATSFCLLLLLTLFLVHPARCVFTLIMPTLGTKQGRKLLLSTCIMIAVVNLTPNIISNIKTILQVIKCICKNSSESLLNSTALLNTGSREFGDVIQENVHSVVIYKPMNGPFRFSMLNNSSLIYQQMHLAGEKIRKDFMDIEALVKDSVRVGNKLVAGFSMLYLCFESTSYLKNYLTNIRFDNFYITKKLERLAVDRKASHLLVGSSKNLIRPTGLKLSREEMLLCLMQAMLLTVALLLLLLLVAMEHFVFSVADTAVRKAAQFSVVLVTLGIKYSAKIKIMPVLEIFQLSFDVPLQDFERRYHHYLNFSSAHCGISPPTPPNPSVLLILGLLFCILYTTVLLQTYAHRLCRNIAGSFFESWEEKRALYLYKKLSRKHKEEQDGVRN